One window of Biomphalaria glabrata chromosome 6, xgBioGlab47.1, whole genome shotgun sequence genomic DNA carries:
- the LOC106060895 gene encoding uncharacterized protein LOC106060895: protein MFRHLCSRVLTNALPRTQPATVICNGYMYSLCSSESQICHSRFQDSKTHNVRHMCMTILVNNCTPHQCITTSRKCCLSVCCTPAVVQSRHKSNKRASDSAEKDEEEDSDIDDDELEENDFEAPPKFKVIKVVVASLRIDSIVSHALNIARNRMDEMFLGSSLMLNGEKIKKKAEKMEEGDYVDVIFEKSENQLKVRRVKLLKVLPEKTSSDKFVVKVRVWKTPFSLEAAKSEYSPRTS, encoded by the exons ATGTTCAGACATTTATGTTCCAGAGTTTTGACTAATGCATTACCCAGAACACAGCCAGCAACAGTCATTTGTAATGGGTACATGTATTCACTATGTTCATCTGAAAGCCAGATTTGTCACTCCAGATTTCAAGACTCAAAGACTCACAATGTCAGACACATGTGCATGACCATATTAGTGAACAATTGCACCCCTCATCAGTGTATCACTACATCTAGGAAATGCTGTCTTTCTGTTTGTTGCACACCTGCTGTGGTTCAGTCTAGACACAAGTCTAATAAAAGAGCTTCTGATTCAGCTGAA aaagatgaagaggaagatagTGATATAGATGATGATGAATTGGAAGAGAATGATTTTGAAGCACCACCTAAATTTAAAGTTATAAAAGTGGTGGTTGCATCCCTCAGAATAGATTCTATAGTCAGTCATGCTCTTAATATTGCTAGAAA TCGCATGGATGAAATGTTTCTGGGATCATCCCTGATGCTAAATGgtgaaaaaattaagaaaaaagcTGAAAAG ATGGAGGAAGGGGACTATGTTGATGTCATCTTTGAAAAGTCTGAGAATCAACTTAAGGTCAGGAGAGTCAAACTGTTGAAAGTTTTACCAGAGAAAACTAGCAGTGATAAATTTGTGGTTAAAGTTCGAGTCTGGAAGACTCCATTTTCATTAGAAGCAGCCAAAAGTGAATATAGTCCTAGAACTTCTTAA